A genomic region of Venturia canescens isolate UGA chromosome 9, ASM1945775v1, whole genome shotgun sequence contains the following coding sequences:
- the Nfs1 gene encoding cysteine desulfurase, mitochondrial: MFRPAKNLVSTIQRVKDCTPLLRCTRQLSEALEYESPITDEYKRGPSEGRSLYLDAQATTPMDPRVVDKMLPYMTTFHGNPHSRTHMYGWESEAAVEHARKQIANLIGADKKEIIFTSGATESNNIAVKGVARFYKMNKKHIITTQTEHKCVLDSCRALQAEGFEITYLPVMPNGLVDLEQLEAAMSPNTSLVSIMAVNNEIGVKQPIEEIGALCRKKKIFFHTDAAQAIGKMEIDVNKSNIDLMSISGHKLYGPKGVGALYVRRRPRVRVEAIQSGGGQERGMRSGTVPSPLAVGLGEACEIAGREMDYDCKHISFLSNHLIAKLETNLTDIVRNGDPHSWYPGCVNFSFAYVEGESLLMALKDIALSSGSACTSASLEPSYVLRAIGASEDLAHSSIRFGIGRFTTLEEIDYTARNTIHHVKRLREMSPLWEMVEDGIDIKTIKWTQH, encoded by the exons ATGTTTCGGCCAGCGAAAAATTTGGTTTCTACAATACAACGCGTGAAAGACTGTACACCACTTCTAAGATGCACTCGACAACTGTCAGAAGCTTTGGAATATGAAT CCCCTATCACCGATGAATACAAAAGAGGACCGAGTGAAGGACGGTCTTTGTATCTCGATGCCCAAGCCACCACACCAATg GATCCAAGAGTGGTCGATAAAATGTTGCCGTACATGACAACTTTTCATGGAAACCCTCATTCCAGAACACATATGTATGGTTGGGAGTCAGAGGCAGCTGTCGAACATGCCCGCAAG CAAATCGCAAACTTGATTGGAGCAGACAAGaaggaaattatttttacatcCGGAGCAACGGAATCCAATAATATAGCCGTTAAAGGAGTGGCGAGGTTTtataaaatgaacaaaaaacacaTAATCACAACTCAAACA GAACACAAGTGTGTTTTGGATTCATGCAGAGCACTACAAGCTGAAGGTTTTGAGATCACTTATCTTCCGGTCATGCCAAATGGCCTCGTAGATTTGGAGCAACTTGAAGCTGCAATGAGTCCGAACACATCTTTAGTTTCAATAATGGCAGTCAACAACGAAATTGGCGTTAAACAGCCGATAGAAGAAATTGGTGCCCTGTGCAG aaagaagaaaatatttttccacacGGACGCAGCTCAGGCGATTGGAAAAATGGAGATAGACGTTAATAAATCAAATATAGACTTGATGTCAATAAGCGGCCACAAATTGTATGGTCCTAAAGGCGTGGGGGCACTTTACGTTCGTAGAAGGCCGAGAGTACGTGTTGAAGCTATTCAAAGTGGCGGTGGACAAGAAAGAGGAATGCGAAGTGGAACTGTACCATCTCCTCTTGCTGTTGGACTCGGGGAAGCTTGTGAAATCGCTGGTCGAGAGATGGAT TACGACTGCAAACACATAAGTTTCCTATCGAATCACCTGATAGCAAAGTTGGAGACGAATCTAACAGACATTGTGCGAAATGGCGATCCTCATTCTTGGTATCCCGGTTGCgtgaatttttcgttcgctTACGTCGAGGGCGAATCATTATTGATGGCGTTGAAGGACATTGCTCTCAGCAGTGGTTCCGCTTGTACGAGTGCAAGCCTTGAGCCAAGTTACGTTCTTAGAGCGATAGGAGCATCCGAGGATTTGGCTCATTCCAGTATAAG ATTTGGAATCGGACGTTTTACGACACTCGAAGAAATCGATTACACAGCCCGAAATACAATTCATCATGTAAAACGTCTTCGTGAAATGAG TCCTCTCTGGGAGATGGTCGAGGATGGAATCGACATTAAAACGATCAAATGGACTCAACACTAG
- the RabX6 gene encoding GTP-binding protein YPT6 has protein sequence MATVKVTEQKVILCGEYGVGKTSIFRRFANNTFIANSDRKSTLGLDNIDKEYVVDDKRIRLQLWDTGGMERVASVTSSYYKFAEAAILVFALDNSTSFHLLSQHLLDIVTYAENAKIFLCGNKSDADNNTPQVTDAEMEQFCEQCHNLISATYKTSCKTGEGINEMFEDIAQHLVEANRSRMGLHDMDEERFKISYIDEAADPACMC, from the exons ATGGCAACTGTTAAAGTTACCGAACAAAAGGTTATTTTGTGCGGCGAATACGGTGTCggaaaaacgtcaattttcaGACGTTTCGCCAATAATACTTTCATCGCTAACAGCGACAGAAAATCAACTCTTGGACTTGACAACATTGACAAGGAATATGTCGTCGATGACAAGCGAATTCGC TTACAATTATGGGACACCGGGGGTATGGAAAGAGTAGCATCTGTAACATCGAGTTACTACAAATTTGCTGAAGCAGCTATTTTAGTATTTGCACTTGACAATTCTACATCCTTTCATCTACTGTCTCAGCATCTTTTGGACATTGTGACGTACGCTGAGAACGCAAAGATATTTCTTTGTGGCAATAAAAGCGATGCTGATAATAACACACCTCAAGTAACAGATGCAGAAATGGAACAATTCTG TGAACAATGCCATAATCTAATATCAGCAACATACAAAACTTCGTGCAAAACTGGTGAAGGAATAAATGAAATGTTTGAAGACATTGCCCAGCATTTGGTAGAAGCGAATAGATCAAGAATGGGACTGCATGATATGGACGAAGAACGTTTCAAGATATCCTACATTGACGAAGCAGCGGATCCAGCATGTATGTGCTGA